A part of Kitasatospora acidiphila genomic DNA contains:
- a CDS encoding S53 family peptidase — MTINRAQWRVATSVAAILPLVAGALVIGMPSAQADSVPHGRAALNDTKPAWATSAADKGATADSAPVTARVYLAGRDPQGLTAYAQAVSDPNSPLYGKYLTAEQAQARFGATQAQIDAVTNWLKSSGLTVTDANQHYVSVSGDAAAVQKAFATPLHEYSKDGKTYHAPQHAASAPATLADAVLTVTGLDNAPHKSTPQDTLPGPTAGFRNAGPFSTYYGQNVATTLPDAYGSKIPYAIHGYTGEQLRAAYGAGKYTGKHVTVAITDAYASPTMAADAAKYAQRNGDAPYRKGQYSEDLPAAWNSTDSCGASGWYGEESLDVEAVHAVAPEADIKFVGASSCNDPDLLDALTRVVDKHLADIVSNSWGDVEANETPDLAAAYDQTFKLGAVEGIGFYFSSGDNGDELDNTGKKQVDSPVNSAWVTAVGGTSLAVGKNDKYEFETGWGTGKALLSADGKSWESLPGAFTGGAGGGTSSLTPQPAYQAGVVPDALAKANGSTPMRTVPDIAAVADPNTGFLVGQTQTWPDGSVSYDEYRIGGTSLASPVLAGIQALAQQAQHFPIGFANPAIYARYGSPLFHDVTDHPLGADKDIAEARVDFANGVDASGGLKTSVRTLGKDSSLQATEGYDDVTGVGSPAPGYVASYGPQFKH, encoded by the coding sequence ATGACCATCAATCGTGCCCAGTGGCGTGTTGCGACGAGCGTTGCGGCGATCCTGCCGCTTGTCGCCGGCGCGCTCGTGATCGGCATGCCGTCCGCCCAGGCGGACTCCGTTCCGCACGGCCGGGCCGCGCTGAACGACACCAAGCCGGCCTGGGCGACCAGCGCCGCCGACAAGGGCGCCACCGCGGACTCCGCGCCGGTGACCGCCCGGGTGTACCTGGCCGGCCGGGACCCGCAGGGCCTGACCGCCTACGCGCAGGCCGTGTCGGACCCGAACTCGCCGCTCTACGGCAAGTACCTGACGGCCGAGCAGGCGCAGGCCCGGTTCGGCGCCACCCAGGCGCAGATCGACGCGGTCACCAACTGGCTGAAGTCGTCGGGCCTGACGGTCACCGACGCCAACCAGCACTACGTCTCGGTCTCCGGTGACGCCGCCGCCGTGCAGAAGGCGTTCGCCACGCCGCTGCACGAGTACAGCAAGGACGGCAAGACCTACCACGCGCCCCAGCACGCCGCCTCCGCCCCGGCCACCCTGGCCGACGCGGTGCTCACGGTGACCGGCCTGGACAACGCGCCGCACAAGTCCACCCCGCAGGACACCCTGCCCGGCCCGACCGCCGGCTTCCGCAACGCGGGCCCGTTCTCCACCTACTACGGTCAGAACGTCGCCACCACGCTGCCGGACGCCTACGGCAGCAAGATCCCGTACGCCATCCACGGCTACACCGGCGAGCAGCTGCGGGCGGCGTACGGCGCGGGCAAGTACACCGGCAAGCACGTGACCGTCGCGATCACCGACGCCTACGCCTCGCCGACCATGGCGGCCGACGCGGCCAAGTACGCACAGCGCAACGGTGACGCGCCCTACCGCAAGGGCCAGTACAGCGAGGACCTGCCCGCCGCCTGGAACAGCACGGACTCCTGCGGCGCGTCCGGCTGGTACGGCGAGGAGTCGCTGGACGTCGAGGCCGTGCACGCGGTCGCGCCGGAGGCGGACATCAAGTTCGTCGGCGCGTCCTCCTGCAACGACCCCGACCTGCTGGACGCCCTCACCAGGGTCGTCGACAAGCACCTGGCCGACATCGTCTCCAACTCGTGGGGCGACGTGGAGGCCAACGAGACGCCGGACCTGGCGGCCGCCTACGACCAGACCTTCAAGCTCGGCGCGGTCGAGGGCATCGGCTTCTACTTCTCCTCCGGTGACAACGGCGACGAGCTCGACAACACCGGCAAGAAGCAGGTCGACAGCCCGGTCAACTCGGCCTGGGTGACGGCGGTCGGCGGCACCTCGCTGGCCGTCGGCAAGAACGACAAGTACGAGTTCGAGACCGGCTGGGGCACCGGCAAGGCGCTGCTCTCGGCCGACGGCAAGAGCTGGGAGAGCCTGCCCGGCGCGTTCACCGGCGGCGCCGGCGGCGGCACCAGCTCGCTGACCCCGCAGCCGGCCTACCAGGCCGGCGTCGTGCCGGACGCGCTGGCCAAGGCCAACGGCAGCACCCCGATGCGCACCGTGCCGGACATCGCGGCCGTCGCCGACCCCAACACCGGCTTCCTGGTGGGCCAGACCCAGACCTGGCCCGACGGCAGCGTCTCCTACGACGAGTACCGGATCGGCGGCACCTCGCTGGCCTCGCCGGTGCTCGCGGGCATCCAGGCGCTGGCGCAGCAGGCGCAGCACTTCCCGATCGGCTTCGCCAACCCGGCGATCTACGCCCGCTACGGCTCGCCGCTGTTCCACGACGTGACGGACCACCCGCTGGGTGCCGACAAGGACATAGCGGAGGCCCGGGTCGACTTCGCCAACGGTGTCGACGCCTCCGGCGGTCTGAAGACCTCGGTGCGCACCCTCGGCAAGGACTCCTCGCTGCAGGCGACCGAGGGCTACGACGACGTGACCGGTGTGGGTTCGCCCGCCCCCGGCTATGTCGCCTCGTACGGCCCGCAGTTCA